From a single Pyxicephalus adspersus chromosome 11, UCB_Pads_2.0, whole genome shotgun sequence genomic region:
- the LIN37 gene encoding protein lin-37 homolog, translating into MSLAKVKVEKTDLEAANARNRLEAILQGLLDRSEADREQMEDDGGKVSIDPHCKDSSPSAAGKRPPARLSHHRRKKRKEEDGIAESGQPKTNTFVIRLFDRSVDLAQFSEDTPLYPVCRAWLRNAPGAKVPERPSTPTPSEEGEVVNGSSQNIYHLPPPTPRPMTENGEPINLRMPSPIPRDDDPLNLTIPIEQSPSMTTLICRNMERWKKVRQRWKEASYQNQQRYTQSMKILKEMYERQ; encoded by the exons ATGTCACTCGCAAAGGTGAAGGTGGAGAAGACAG ATTTGGAGGCCGCCAATGCCCGCAACCGATTGGAAGCCATCCTGCAGGGCCTTCTGGATAGGAGCGAGGCCGACAG GGAACAGATGGAAGATGATGGTGGAAAAGTCTCAATTGACCCTCATTGCAA AGACTCTTCTCCATCTGCGGCTGGGAAAAG GCCACCGGCAAGGCTGTCTCACCACCGacggaaaaagagaaaagaggaagATGGCATTGCTGAAAGCGGACAGCCCAAAACGA ATACGTTTGTCATTCGCCTCTTTGACCGGAGCGTAGACTTGGCGCAGTTTTCTGAAGACACACCCCTATATCCTGTGTGCCGAGCCTGGCTGCGCAATGCACCTGGAGCAAAAGTCCCCGAACGCCCATCAACACCGACACCATCAGAAGAG GGTGAGGTGGTGAACGGGAGCTCCCAGAACATCTACCACctacctccccccacccccaggCCTATGACAGAGAACGGAGAGCCGATAAACCTAAGGATGCCCTCACCCATCCCCCGGGATGACGACCCACTCAACCTCACCATA CCAATAGAACAGTCACCCAGCATGACTACTCTAATTTGTCGGAACATGGAGCGATGGAAGAAGGTTCGGCAAAG atGGAAAGAGGCTTCTTACCAGAACCAGCAGCGCTACACCCAGAGCATGAAGATCCTGAAAGAGATGTACGAGCGCCAGTAA
- the HSPB6 gene encoding heat shock protein beta-6, which yields MDITIHHPWMRRPYMAPPLFPARILGQRFGEGILESDLLASLPMGVNPYYMRTPSIPQPETGLSEVKLDKDQFSVLLDVKHFSPEELTVKVVGDCVEVHAKHEERQDEHGFISREFHRRYKIPSSVNPASITSALASDGLLSIQAPVVEAGKAEERSIPITKKEK from the exons ATGGACATTACAATTCACCACCCCTGGATGCGCCGGCCGTATATGGCGCCACCGCTTTTCCCTGCCCGGATCCTGGGGCAGAGGTTCGGTGAGGGTATCCTGGAATCCGATCTGTTGGCCTCGCTGCCAATGGGGGTGAACCCCTACTACATGCGCACACCCAGCATCCCCCAACCGGAAACCGGACTGTCCGAG GTGAAGCTGGACAAGGATCAGTTCTCCGTATTGCTGGACGTCAAACATTTCTCCCCTGAAGAGCTGACAGTCAAAGTGGTCGGGGACTGCGTGGAGGTTCACGCCAAGCACGAGGAGCGCCAG GATGAACATGGCTTCATCTCCCGCGAGTTCCACCGCCGCTACAAAATCCCGTCATCAGTCAACCCCGCCTCCATCACCTCGGCCTTGGCCTCCGACGGACTGCTCTCCATCCAAGCCCCGGTAGTAGAAGCGGGCAAAGCCGAAGAGAGGAGCATTCCTATCACCAAGAAGGAGAAGTGA
- the PROSER3 gene encoding proline and serine-rich protein 3, with translation MTMKSSVAVFSNQGNPFPPPVKSRTHYNPSQAQMLNEEQKQTVLSPVRLPHHLSEALSPPDLNFLVRSQRFVPGLPESDSSGPFDESWPSSEGSNKTPEQERTGRHGGSDAANEESVIARYVSRFRSGPPTSRMERSPPQSALKEFWWLQTSPDSPDVQRFRPGSGISAALGFSPQSLDLTPPLAEGSLNDSKLCPDDVEIIGLQERARKLILQSESSISSGGHVSSEGVGSSQSSVSDVSGIRPSTLDRAPIMPVLRAPVTLPTPPVRALAAVPPEEDILYQWRLRRKMEQAREGTLLLSTRTRSPSPPVRIPKQVLPIVDYAETAFHVPAPVAAMSSNLAAPAQTPASCCSHVPLASPHIAPNSIPSTIPPHLHLQCDVLPCVHSQQPSPCAEHKREREVVRPAAAPSAPTKPTEMGQLTQPVEKHKIVSEQLPQRRSQRRPNRSEERKVKSKGDKNKRTSDKTGPARALDDPPPSPVHQAMGQVISERLFSPLQSPKLKPKKKADAPPKEEKEELQPVEIAAHLLEEAEDSDGTEFMDDPLLQVLREQRQSLRSRLREVDLRLEELQDDNKENQSHPQRPDFSY, from the exons ATGACGATGAAAAGCAG tgtgGCTGTGTTCTCTAATCAAGGAAATCCTTTCCCTCCTCCGGTGAAGAGCAGAACTCATTATAATCCATCCCAAGCCCAAATGCTTAACGAGGAGCAGAAACAAACC gtTCTGAGCCCGGTTCGTCTTCCTCATCACCTCTCTGAAGCTCTGAGTCCTCCCGATCTCAACTTTTTAGTTAGATCGCAGAGGTTTGTCCCTGGCCTCCCAGAATCTGATTCTTCTGGACCTTTCGATGAGTCTTGGCCTTCATCTGAAGGCAGCAATAAGACTCCAGAGCAAGAAAGGACAGGAAGACATGGAGGGTCTGACGCTGCCAATGAAGAATCAGTCATAGCAAG GTATGTGTCAAGATTCAGAAGTGGACCCCCTACGAGCCGCATGGAACGTTCTCCCCCTCAGTCTGCATTGAAGGAATTCTGGTGGCTGCAGACCTCACCGGACAGCCCGGATGTTCAGAGGTTCCGACCAGGCTCAG GAATTTCCGCTGCTCTAGGATTTTCCCCTCAAAGTCTGGATCTAACTCCTCCTCTGGCG GAGGGGTCTCTAAATGACTCCAAACTATGTCCTGATGATGTGGAAATTATTGGTCTGCAAGAGCGAGCAAGAAAGCTTATCCTTCAGAG CGAGTCATCCATCAGTTCTGGGGGTCATGTGAGCTCTGAAGGCGTGGGATCATCCCAATCATCTGTGAGTGATGTCAGCGGGATCAGACCGTCTACATTGGACAGAG CTCCTATTATGCCTGTTCTACGAGCACCCGTGACCTTGCCCACCCCACCTGTGAGGGCCCTGGCTGCCGTACCTCCTGAGGAGGATATTTTATACCAATGGCGACTACGCAGAAAGATGGAACAGGCCCGAGAGGGAACCCTGCTCCTGAGTACACGCACGCGCTCCCCTTCCCCACCTGTCAGGATCCCCAAGCAG gttttaccAATTGTAGATTATGCTGAGACGGCGTTTCATGTTCCAGCACCAGTGGCAGCAATGAGCTCCAACCTTGCAGCACCTGCACAAACTCCTGCTTCTTGTTGCAGCCATGTTCCACTGGCCAGTCCACATATAGCTCCAAATTCCATCCCCAGCACCATCCCTCCTCACCTGCACCTTCAGTGTGATGTTCTGCCCTGTGTCCACAGCCAGCAACCGTCTCCCTGTGCAGAACACAAGCGGGAGAGGGAGGTTGTAAGACCAGCAGCCGCACCTTCAGCCCCCACCAAACCCACTGAGATGGGGCAATTAACACAGCCAGTGGAAAAGCACAAGATTGTAAGTGAGCAGCTACCACAGAGGAGGTCTCAGAGGAGGCCTAACAGGTCAGAGGAGAGAAAAGTTAAATCTAAAGGGGACAAGAACAAGAGAACCTCTGATAAAACTGGGCCTGCAAGAGCGCTGGATGACCCTCCTCCATCACCAGTTCACCAAGCCATGGGgcag GTGATTTCTGAGCGACTTTTCTCACCTCTGCAATCCCCAAAGCTAAAGCCTAAGAAGAAAGCTGATGCGCCCCCTAAAGAGGAGAAAGAGGAATTACAGCCTGTAGAAATCGCTGCTCATCTATTGGAGGAGGCAGAAG ATTCAGATGGGACAGAGTTCATGGATGACCCTTTGCTGCAAGTTTTGCGGGAACAGCGGCAATCTCTGCGATCAAGACTCCG AGAAGTGGATTTACGATTGGAAGAGCTGCAGGATGATaacaaagagaaccagtcacaccCCCAACGACCAGACTTCTCCTATTGA